One window from the genome of Salvelinus fontinalis isolate EN_2023a chromosome 3, ASM2944872v1, whole genome shotgun sequence encodes:
- the pck1 gene encoding phosphoenolpyruvate carboxykinase, cytosolic [GTP], whose translation MPPQLQSQNKTGVRVVQGDLGALSPAVREFVETNINLCQPESLHICDGSEEESHTILAKLEEQGMIKKLTKYENCWLARTDPRDVARVESKTVIVTQEQRDTVPSPRVGGISQLGRWMSQEELDKAMDLRFPGCMKGCTMYVIPYSMGPVGSPLSKIGVELTDSPYVVASMRVMTRMGKAVLTALGNRDFVRCLHSVGCPLPLKKPLVNNWPCNPELTLIAHIPDRRTIVSFGSGYGGNSLLGKKCFALRIASRIAMEEGWLAEHMLILGITNPAGQKKYIAAAFPSACGKTNLAMLSPTLPGWKVECVGDDIAWMKFDDEGNLKAINPENGFFGVAPGTSAKTNPNAMETICKNTVFTNVAETSDGGVYWEGMDQELPEGVTVTSWKNNPWTSQDGEPCAHPNSRFCTPASQCPIIDPQWESPEGVPIEAIIFGGRRPEGVPLVYEAFSWQHGVFVGAAMRSEATAAAEHQGKLIMNDPFAMRPFFGYNFGRYLSHWLSMAGRPNAKLPKIFHVNWFRKSQSGSFLWPGFGDNIRVLEWMFRRLDGEAGAMPSAVGYLPCKGSLNLEGLGENQVNLEELFSLSKDFWQKEVEDIRAYFDIQVNDDLPNEVAKQLECLEQRVRQM comes from the exons ATGCCTCCTCAGCTGCAGTCCCAGAACAAGACAGGCGTCCGGGTTGTCCAGGGGGACCTGGGGGCACTGAGCCCGGCCGTCAGGGAGTTTGTGGAGACTAACATCAACCTGTGTCAGCCCGAATCACTGCACATCTGTGACGGCTCTGAAGAGGAGAGCCACACCATCCTGGCCAAACTGGAGGAGCAGGGCATGATCAAGAAGCTGACCAAATATGAGAACTG CTGGCTGGCCCGGACAGACCCCAGAGACGTGGCCCGCGTGGAGAGCAAGACGGTCATCGTGACCCAGGAGCAGAGGGACACGGTTCCGTCTCCACGAGTAGGTGGCATCAGCCAGCTTGGGCGCTGGATGTCTCAGGAGGAGTTGGACAAGGCTATGGACCTGCGCTTCCCAGGCTGTATGAAAG GTTGTACTATGTACGTGATCCCCTACAGCATGGGGCCTGTGGGCTCGCCCCTGTCTAAGATCGGAGTAGAGCTGACTGACTCACCTTATGTGGTGGCCAGTATGAGGGTGATGACCCGCATGGGCAAGGCTGTGCTGACCGCATTGGGAAACAGAGACTTTGTGCGCTGCCTTCACTCTGTGGGCTGCCCCCTGCCACTCAAAA aaccccTGGTCAATAACTGGCCGTGCAACCCCGAGCTCACCCTGATCGCCCACATTCCTGACCGTAGAACAATTGTGTCCTTTGGCAGTGGCTACGGAGGGAACTCCCTGTTGGGAAAGAAATGCTTTGCACTCCGCATTGCCTCCCGCATCGCCATGGAGGAGGGCTGGCTGGCCGAACACATGCTG ATCCTGGGCATTACTAACCCTGCTGGTCAAAAGAAGTATATTGCAGCTGCGTTCCCCAGTGCCTGTGGCAAAACCAACCTGGCCATGCTCAGTCCCACACTCCCCGGCTGGAAGGTGGAGTGTGTTGGGGACGACATCGCCTGGATGAAGTTCGACGACGAAGGCAACCTGAAAGCCATTAACCCAGAGAACGGCTTCTTTGGCGTGGCACCTGGAACCTCAGCAAAGACCAACCCCAACGCAATGGAAACCATTTGCAAGAACACCGTCTTCACCAATGTGGCCGAGACTAGCGATGGTGGTGTCTACTGGGAGGGCATGGACCAGGAACTCCCTGAGGGAGTCACGGTGACCTCCTGGAAGAACAACCCCTGGACATCCCAGGATG GAGAGCCCTGCGCACATCCCAACTCCCGCTTCTGCACTCCAGCTAGTCAGTGTCCCATCATTGACCCCCAGTGGGAGTCCCCTGAAGGCGTCCCAATTGAGGCAATCATCTTTGGGGGGCGTAGACCTGAAGGTGTCCCCCTGGTTTATGAGGCCTTTAGCTGGCAACACGGCGTGTTTGTCGGAGCTGCCATGAGATCAGAAGCCACAGCTGCCGCAGAGCATCAAG GCAAGTTGATCATGAATGATCCCTTCGCCATGCGGCCCTTCTTCGGCTACAACTTTGGCCGTTACCTGTCCCACTGGCTGAGCATGGCCGGGCGGCCCAACGCCAAGCTGCCGAAGATCTTTCATGTCAACTGGTTTCGCAAGAGCCAGTCCGGCAGCTTCCTGTGGCCTGGCTTCGGGGACAACATCCGCGTGCTGGAGTGGATGTTCCGCAGGTTGGATGGAGAAGCCGGAGCCATGCCCTCCGCCGTGGGCTACCTGCCCTGCAAGGGCTCCCTGAACCTGGAGGGCCTGGGGGAGAACCAGGTGAACCTGGAGGAGCTGTTTAGTCTGTCTAAGGACTTCTGGCAAAAGGAGGTGGAGGATATCAGGGCCTACTTTGACATCCAGGTCAATGACGATCTTCCCAATGAGGTGGCCAAGCAGCTAGAGTGTCTTGAGCAGAGGGTGAGGCAgatgtag